One genomic segment of Vibrio mimicus includes these proteins:
- a CDS encoding ABC-ATPase domain-containing protein: MDRLIATLKKLEKQNYRAYQQIKGQYDFGDFTLFIDHIQSDPYASASRLRATRAWSLTGLDWLKEKSPAYQMAARDFIARAFAEFAKQDNSLSIAISGQTVLDSTSVLFNEQGIELRFRMSMPAEGRDILAKKALNILTFHLPKYIRRATLERELDKAALLHHCEIVEDQEAMRAQLDDLGLVAFVANGSVLPRLAGNCDLPMKEAVPFQTPKSLEVTLSTPNQGELVGMGIPQGITLIVGGGFHGKSTLLTALERSIYNHIPGDGRERMVTDLKAMKIRAEEGRCVHNLNLSNYINHLPMGKDTTDFSTQDASGSTSQSAWLQESIEAGVTTLLIDEDTSATNFMIRDERMQALVSKGEEPITPLVDRIGQLRDDLGVSTLVVMGGSGDYLDVADTVIQMHDYQPLDVTKKAREVIAQHPTQRRNECETPLATFTPRALNCVTLQKLLLDGKFRVSAKGLDALRFGKEFTDISALEQLQSSSEVNAMGWLWFQLAQLPGWTDNPAKAMSKMLEGNWHESMPNHGDLAKPRIIDTMAALNRMRKAQFKA, translated from the coding sequence ATGGATCGACTAATTGCAACACTAAAAAAACTCGAAAAGCAGAACTATCGTGCTTATCAGCAGATCAAAGGTCAGTACGACTTTGGTGACTTTACTCTGTTCATCGACCACATTCAGTCTGATCCATACGCTTCAGCCTCTCGCCTGCGTGCTACGCGCGCTTGGTCGTTGACTGGTTTAGATTGGCTCAAAGAAAAATCGCCTGCGTATCAAATGGCAGCGCGTGATTTTATCGCTCGTGCTTTTGCAGAGTTCGCAAAACAAGACAATAGCTTATCCATCGCGATCAGCGGTCAAACGGTTCTCGACAGCACATCCGTATTGTTCAACGAGCAGGGTATCGAACTGCGTTTTCGCATGAGCATGCCAGCGGAAGGTCGCGATATTCTAGCGAAAAAAGCCCTGAATATTCTGACCTTCCACCTGCCTAAATACATTCGTCGTGCCACGCTGGAGCGCGAACTGGATAAAGCCGCGTTGCTGCACCACTGCGAAATTGTGGAAGACCAAGAAGCAATGCGCGCACAACTTGACGACCTCGGCTTGGTCGCTTTTGTGGCTAACGGTAGCGTACTGCCACGTTTAGCAGGTAACTGCGATCTGCCCATGAAAGAAGCCGTCCCTTTCCAAACTCCAAAATCCCTTGAAGTAACACTCTCCACACCAAACCAAGGTGAGTTGGTAGGTATGGGGATTCCACAAGGGATCACCTTGATTGTTGGTGGCGGTTTCCACGGTAAATCAACACTGCTTACAGCTCTAGAGCGTTCAATTTACAACCACATCCCTGGCGATGGCCGTGAGCGTATGGTGACGGATTTGAAAGCCATGAAAATTCGTGCGGAAGAAGGTCGTTGCGTACACAACCTGAACTTATCCAACTACATCAATCACTTGCCTATGGGTAAGGATACAACGGATTTCAGCACTCAAGATGCTTCAGGTTCAACGTCGCAATCGGCTTGGTTGCAAGAATCGATTGAAGCGGGCGTCACCACGTTACTGATCGATGAAGATACCTCCGCGACCAACTTCATGATCCGTGATGAGCGTATGCAAGCCCTTGTCAGCAAAGGGGAAGAACCGATTACGCCGTTAGTGGATCGTATCGGTCAATTGCGTGATGACTTGGGGGTTTCCACACTGGTGGTCATGGGTGGTTCTGGCGATTATCTGGATGTCGCGGATACCGTGATCCAAATGCATGATTATCAACCTCTTGATGTGACTAAGAAAGCACGTGAAGTCATTGCACAGCATCCGACACAACGCCGCAATGAGTGTGAAACACCACTCGCCACATTCACACCGCGCGCCCTTAACTGTGTCACACTGCAAAAACTACTGTTAGACGGCAAGTTCCGTGTTTCAGCCAAAGGTTTGGATGCACTGCGTTTTGGTAAAGAATTCACCGATATTTCAGCCCTTGAGCAGCTCCAAAGCTCAAGTGAAGTGAACGCTATGGGTTGGCTATGGTTCCAGCTCGCACAACTGCCGGGATGGACGGATAATCCAGCTAAAGCAATGAGTAAAATGCTCGAGGGCAACTGGCATGAATCTATGCCAAACCATGGAGATTTGGCGAAACCACGTATTATCGATACGATGGCTGCGCTTAACCGTATGCGTAAAGCGCAATTTAAAGCCTAA
- a CDS encoding sensor domain-containing phosphodiesterase → MAPILPQSLTIPSTMLESWQNMLNLLAEMLKVPATMIMRVRHQDIDVFCSNTGSDNPYPVGMTERLGKGLYCETVINTRQLLIVTNAERDPLWKDNPDMEYGMRAYCGVPLQWPNGDLFGTLCATDREEHHFLTTDQRLLHTLRESIEAQLQTLYQREALQQMNQDLHFKVHHKMRSIASLNQSLHQEIDKRRAAEQQIEYQRSHDVGTGFLNRSALELQLEQFLAQPDANDELAVIHIGFANARQLQARLGYHLWDDVLKQLRERVGPFAEAELMTARPTSTNLTLILKSSQLDLHLNQLCHKLIHAGQAQFQVEETQVHLNPYIGVALSRETLDPQQLLSHAVSSMLACKDSGYKVFFHSPALSDNHARRNQMENYLLQAVRNNHLSLYFQPKVSVKTQRWVGAEALLRWKHPVLGEFSNETLIHMAEQNGLIFEVGHFVLRHAIKTASEWLSICPSFRIAINVSSVQLKNSHFVDQIRELLTHYQFPAEQLELEITESGLIVDEPTASNILNQLHSIGVKLSLDDFGTGYASFQYLKKFPFDGIKIDKSFLEQIAHSESDQEIVRSMLHVAKKLKLNVVVEGIESVQQEQFILEHGCYVGQGFLYGKPMPSEVFEQKLIHHAHLITKPE, encoded by the coding sequence ATGGCACCGATCCTTCCACAATCGCTGACGATACCTTCAACGATGCTAGAAAGTTGGCAAAACATGTTGAATTTACTTGCAGAAATGCTCAAGGTGCCAGCCACAATGATCATGCGAGTTCGCCATCAAGACATCGATGTTTTTTGCAGCAATACAGGAAGCGATAACCCTTACCCAGTCGGGATGACCGAGCGCTTAGGCAAAGGTTTATACTGTGAAACGGTCATTAATACACGCCAACTCTTGATCGTCACCAACGCTGAACGCGATCCTCTTTGGAAAGACAACCCAGACATGGAATACGGTATGCGAGCTTATTGTGGTGTTCCATTACAATGGCCCAATGGAGATCTTTTCGGAACATTGTGTGCCACCGATCGAGAGGAGCACCATTTTCTCACCACTGACCAGCGGCTTCTACACACCTTACGCGAGTCAATAGAAGCACAATTGCAAACCCTTTACCAACGTGAAGCCCTGCAGCAAATGAACCAAGATCTCCATTTTAAGGTTCACCACAAAATGCGCAGTATTGCCTCCTTGAACCAATCGCTCCATCAAGAAATTGACAAACGTCGCGCCGCAGAACAGCAAATTGAATATCAGCGTAGCCATGATGTCGGAACAGGCTTTCTAAATCGTAGCGCTCTAGAGCTGCAGTTAGAACAATTCTTGGCTCAACCAGATGCAAACGATGAACTTGCAGTCATACATATCGGGTTTGCCAACGCACGTCAGTTACAAGCTCGTCTCGGCTATCACCTTTGGGATGACGTTTTAAAACAGTTAAGAGAGAGAGTCGGCCCCTTTGCCGAAGCAGAACTGATGACTGCACGCCCGACGTCCACCAATCTCACCCTCATATTGAAAAGCAGCCAGCTTGATCTGCACCTCAATCAACTTTGTCATAAGCTTATCCATGCTGGGCAAGCTCAGTTTCAGGTTGAAGAGACTCAGGTTCACCTTAACCCTTACATAGGCGTTGCTCTCTCCCGTGAAACGCTTGATCCGCAGCAACTGCTGAGCCATGCCGTGAGTAGCATGCTGGCATGTAAAGATTCTGGCTATAAAGTTTTTTTCCACTCCCCCGCCCTATCTGATAACCATGCACGACGCAACCAAATGGAAAATTACCTGTTACAAGCCGTGCGTAATAACCATCTCTCACTCTACTTTCAGCCGAAAGTCAGTGTTAAAACACAGCGTTGGGTTGGTGCAGAGGCATTGCTGCGTTGGAAACACCCTGTACTTGGCGAGTTTTCTAATGAAACTCTAATCCATATGGCAGAGCAAAATGGATTGATTTTTGAAGTTGGCCACTTTGTACTGCGCCATGCGATTAAGACCGCCAGCGAATGGTTATCTATTTGCCCATCCTTTCGCATCGCCATTAATGTTTCTTCGGTTCAGCTTAAAAATAGCCATTTTGTCGACCAAATTCGTGAATTGTTAACACACTATCAATTCCCAGCCGAGCAGCTAGAACTGGAAATCACCGAGAGTGGCCTGATTGTCGATGAACCGACAGCAAGCAATATTCTCAACCAACTGCATTCGATTGGCGTCAAACTGTCACTTGACGATTTTGGAACTGGTTATGCCTCGTTTCAGTACCTGAAAAAATTCCCTTTTGATGGCATAAAAATCGACAAAAGCTTTCTGGAGCAAATCGCACACAGCGAAAGTGATCAAGAAATCGTACGTTCCATGCTGCATGTAGCCAAAAAGCTCAAACTTAACGTGGTAGTAGAAGGGATTGAATCAGTACAGCAAGAACAATTTATTTTGGAACATGGCTGTTATGTCGGCCAAGGCTTTTTGTATGGTAAACCCATGCCAAGCGAAGTGTTTGAACAAAAATTAATACACCACGCACACTTGATCACTAAGCCCGAATAA
- a CDS encoding ABC transporter permease has protein sequence MTALPSTALNRRLLRWSLSEIRHGQLWPVTVALTLIIASIFALSALAQRMEQVIVKQGRDALTADTVFVSANSLPESLLTLTVKQATHTSQMTRFATMAFSDQGMQLVTVKAVDSAYPLRGEMRLSDGQQVLNHVSANQLWLEPRVKDQLGVTIGDNVTIGDADFVVSGEVLEEPGLSFNPFQQMPAVYIHASDIAKTGAIQPGSRVQFSLFITGDDSVIKAIKQEVSLTPSDRWRDQESASRTNEVFERTQQYLSLTVAIVILMAATTLVLTCQHYVSTRMHTIAMLKSLGASRQWLRRWLALQVGLLLVFAVVLGCVIGVGLESLLRLPLKDLLPDPLPSYGLRPLWIALASSLLIAVPALGIPLGRLLSVSAVAVMQPVQHDRRWQRALLLIMVPVVPLLLVYWQNQLIWIVLIGIVALFVVLALVSVVVTRLFAKLPLNPPMALALSRINRSGTASGLQFGALALSLMLLAIIWLVRTDLLSDWQRTLPENAPNAFALNISESEKATYLAALDKAHIERSAAYPIMRGRLTHINGQEAKLYAQNGEESSDALRRELNLTWAEQLPDYNSILEGQWQSQNGVSVEQEVANDLGLKLGDTLTFMINSQVVSAKVNTIRQVEWREMKPNFYFIFSPDVVQNLPVSYLISFRVLPEHDALLSQLSRQHPTVSLMDIRSMGAKIQALLTQIVWSVTVLAALGVLAGVLLIFTLLRLSLSQRQQEIRLYRTLGASRRRVVHTIWAEYGVMALVGGLVASLSADLVVAAVMKWGFNLNPSLHVVLWFALPALTFCTLAVVVSSLLKRLLAPVNKAFSD, from the coding sequence ATGACGGCGTTACCCTCCACGGCGCTTAACCGCCGTTTATTGCGCTGGAGTTTGAGTGAAATCCGTCACGGGCAGTTGTGGCCGGTAACGGTGGCGCTGACGTTGATCATCGCTTCGATTTTTGCGCTCTCCGCTCTCGCGCAGCGTATGGAGCAAGTGATTGTTAAGCAAGGGCGTGATGCGCTCACCGCTGACACTGTGTTTGTTTCTGCCAATTCATTACCGGAATCCCTATTAACGCTAACGGTGAAGCAAGCCACACACACTTCGCAAATGACCCGGTTTGCCACGATGGCGTTCAGTGATCAAGGTATGCAGTTGGTGACGGTCAAAGCGGTAGATAGTGCTTATCCACTGCGTGGTGAAATGCGCCTGAGTGATGGCCAACAAGTGTTGAATCATGTCAGTGCTAATCAACTTTGGTTAGAACCAAGAGTAAAAGACCAGTTAGGAGTGACTATCGGTGACAATGTCACGATAGGGGATGCCGATTTTGTGGTCAGCGGTGAGGTGCTCGAAGAACCCGGACTGAGTTTTAACCCATTTCAGCAAATGCCAGCGGTTTATATTCATGCTTCGGATATTGCCAAAACTGGGGCGATTCAGCCCGGTAGTCGTGTGCAATTTAGTTTGTTTATTACCGGTGATGACTCGGTGATTAAGGCGATTAAACAAGAGGTGAGTTTAACACCGAGTGATCGCTGGCGTGATCAAGAGAGTGCCAGCCGCACCAATGAAGTGTTTGAGCGCACTCAGCAGTATCTCTCGTTGACGGTGGCGATTGTGATCTTGATGGCGGCGACCACCTTGGTGTTGACCTGTCAGCATTATGTGTCCACCCGAATGCATACCATCGCAATGCTCAAGAGCCTTGGCGCAAGCCGCCAGTGGTTACGCCGTTGGTTAGCGTTGCAAGTTGGTTTGTTGCTTGTATTTGCCGTGGTGTTGGGCTGCGTAATTGGTGTTGGGCTGGAGTCGCTGCTACGTTTGCCCCTAAAAGATTTATTGCCAGATCCGCTCCCGAGTTACGGTTTGCGCCCTCTATGGATTGCGCTGGCCAGTAGTTTATTGATTGCCGTTCCTGCTTTGGGTATCCCGCTTGGGCGATTATTGTCGGTGAGTGCCGTGGCGGTGATGCAGCCAGTGCAACATGATCGGCGTTGGCAACGTGCTTTATTGCTGATTATGGTGCCTGTTGTGCCTCTGTTGCTGGTGTATTGGCAAAACCAACTGATTTGGATTGTGCTGATAGGGATTGTCGCCCTGTTTGTGGTGCTGGCATTGGTGAGTGTGGTGGTCACCCGCTTATTCGCTAAGCTTCCGTTAAATCCACCGATGGCATTGGCATTAAGCCGAATTAATCGCTCTGGCACCGCCAGCGGTTTACAATTTGGTGCATTAGCGCTTTCTTTGATGCTGTTGGCGATCATTTGGTTAGTGCGCACCGATTTGCTCTCAGATTGGCAACGTACACTGCCCGAAAATGCGCCAAATGCATTCGCACTCAATATTAGTGAGTCGGAAAAAGCCACTTATCTAGCGGCATTAGATAAGGCTCATATTGAGCGCTCTGCGGCTTACCCAATTATGCGTGGGCGCTTAACTCACATTAACGGGCAAGAAGCCAAACTCTATGCCCAAAACGGGGAAGAGAGTTCAGATGCGCTGCGTCGAGAACTGAACCTTACGTGGGCAGAGCAGCTACCTGACTACAACTCAATTTTGGAAGGTCAATGGCAAAGCCAAAATGGCGTGTCAGTCGAGCAAGAAGTGGCGAACGATCTTGGTCTCAAGCTAGGTGATACACTGACCTTCATGATCAACAGCCAAGTGGTGAGCGCAAAAGTGAACACCATACGTCAGGTGGAATGGCGGGAAATGAAGCCCAATTTTTACTTCATTTTTAGCCCTGATGTGGTGCAAAACCTTCCTGTAAGCTACTTGATTAGCTTTCGTGTATTACCCGAGCACGATGCATTGCTCAGTCAACTCTCGCGCCAGCACCCCACGGTGAGCCTAATGGATATCCGCTCTATGGGGGCAAAAATTCAAGCCTTACTGACGCAGATTGTATGGTCTGTGACCGTTCTGGCTGCACTCGGAGTATTGGCCGGAGTCTTGTTGATTTTCACTTTACTGCGTTTGAGCCTCAGCCAGCGTCAGCAGGAAATTCGCTTATACCGCACTTTAGGAGCGAGTCGCCGTCGAGTGGTGCACACCATTTGGGCGGAATATGGGGTGATGGCATTAGTCGGCGGCTTAGTGGCGAGTTTGAGTGCCGATCTGGTGGTTGCCGCAGTGATGAAATGGGGATTTAACTTAAATCCAAGTTTGCATGTGGTGTTATGGTTTGCCTTGCCAGCTCTGACTTTTTGCACACTTGCTGTGGTTGTGAGCAGTTTGCTCAAACGGCTGTTAGCCCCCGTGAATAAAGCGTTCAGTGATTGA
- a CDS encoding transcription initiation factor TFIIIB: MNNSIIEESIECCPLCQHDEFFISADKEKFFCGQCGFHTNSLTSIQPMLAARANLSNRFVHLGIKTRQ; the protein is encoded by the coding sequence ATGAATAACTCTATTATCGAAGAAAGCATCGAATGCTGCCCCCTTTGCCAACACGACGAATTTTTCATTTCTGCAGATAAAGAAAAATTCTTCTGTGGTCAATGTGGCTTCCATACCAACTCACTCACTAGCATTCAACCAATGCTTGCTGCTCGAGCTAACCTGAGTAACCGTTTTGTCCACCTCGGAATCAAAACACGCCAGTAA
- a CDS encoding DUF2238 domain-containing protein, with protein sequence MPLSRPLIGLTLLYSFVFVFSAIAPSSRAVWFAEIIPAILVLGSIWWFSLRSTFSTTAYMLMFIWLCLHTIGAKYTFAEVPFDWFNSMIGSTRNQFDRVAHFSIGLYAYPIAEWLLRKHHTKPWLAYGFALFSIMSLAAGYEIIEWWYAALAGGEEGIAFLGSQGDIWDAQKDMLCDTLGALTALTLLTWQRIHS encoded by the coding sequence ATGCCCTTATCACGCCCCCTTATCGGATTAACTTTACTCTATAGTTTTGTGTTTGTTTTTTCGGCTATCGCTCCCTCTTCCCGAGCAGTTTGGTTTGCAGAAATCATCCCAGCCATCTTAGTGTTAGGGAGCATTTGGTGGTTCTCTTTACGTAGCACATTCAGTACGACTGCCTACATGCTTATGTTTATCTGGCTCTGCTTGCATACCATTGGCGCTAAATACACCTTCGCTGAAGTGCCTTTTGATTGGTTCAATTCAATGATCGGTTCAACACGCAACCAGTTTGACCGAGTCGCACATTTTTCGATTGGGCTATACGCTTACCCGATTGCAGAATGGTTATTGCGTAAACATCACACCAAACCTTGGCTTGCCTATGGTTTTGCTCTATTTAGCATTATGAGTCTTGCTGCGGGCTATGAAATTATTGAATGGTGGTATGCCGCCCTTGCTGGAGGGGAAGAAGGGATTGCGTTTTTGGGCTCACAAGGTGATATCTGGGATGCGCAAAAAGATATGCTGTGTGACACCTTAGGTGCGCTCACCGCACTCACTTTGCTGACTTGGCAACGTATTCATTCTTAA
- the fabV gene encoding enoyl-ACP reductase FabV, whose protein sequence is MHIKPLIQGVVARSAHPYGCEQAVLQQIHYVKQTNPIKAGPKRVLILGASSGFGLAARIALTFGGAKADTIGVSFERAPSETQTGSAGYYNNLFFKQYAEQEGHIAVNLEGDVFSAEMREQVVEAIETYFEGEVDLVIYSIASGMRRKPDGEFWRSAIKPIGEAVSGASIMLDNDTWTDTTLEPATEEEIEGTLRVMGGDDWENWIDTLINAESLAEGCKTIAFSYMGPEVTHPIYLDGTLGRAKIDLHQTSHSLNLKLANFDGGAYAVVCKALVTKASVFIPGLSPYLIALYQVMKSKGTHEGCIEQMQRLFCDKLYGHSRIPVDSERLIRMDDWEMNPDTQTKVNECLRQMNADNFQQLGDYSGFKKEFMQLNGFNFEQIDYNQPVDMHKFIHKK, encoded by the coding sequence ATGCACATAAAACCACTCATCCAAGGTGTTGTTGCTCGCAGCGCCCACCCTTATGGCTGTGAGCAAGCCGTTTTACAGCAGATCCACTACGTTAAGCAGACCAATCCGATCAAAGCAGGACCAAAGCGCGTGCTAATTTTGGGGGCCTCCTCCGGTTTTGGATTGGCAGCACGAATTGCGCTCACCTTTGGTGGTGCCAAGGCGGACACGATTGGTGTCTCTTTTGAACGCGCACCTAGCGAAACTCAAACTGGCAGTGCAGGCTACTACAACAACCTTTTTTTTAAGCAATATGCAGAGCAAGAAGGCCATATTGCGGTCAACTTAGAGGGTGATGTGTTTTCTGCAGAAATGCGTGAACAAGTAGTTGAGGCAATTGAAACTTATTTTGAAGGTGAAGTGGATTTAGTGATCTACAGCATTGCGAGCGGCATGCGCCGCAAGCCTGATGGCGAATTTTGGCGCTCTGCCATTAAACCCATTGGTGAAGCGGTCTCCGGTGCATCCATCATGTTAGACAACGATACTTGGACTGACACCACTTTAGAGCCCGCTACAGAAGAGGAAATCGAAGGCACACTACGCGTAATGGGCGGCGATGATTGGGAAAACTGGATTGATACACTCATCAATGCAGAATCACTCGCCGAAGGCTGCAAAACCATTGCTTTTTCCTACATGGGGCCAGAAGTGACACATCCAATTTACCTAGATGGCACCTTGGGGCGCGCCAAAATCGATCTTCATCAAACTAGCCATTCACTCAACCTCAAGCTCGCTAATTTTGATGGCGGTGCGTATGCCGTAGTGTGTAAAGCCCTCGTCACCAAAGCTAGCGTATTCATTCCCGGCTTAAGCCCCTATCTCATTGCGCTCTACCAGGTGATGAAAAGCAAAGGCACTCATGAAGGCTGCATTGAGCAAATGCAACGTTTGTTTTGCGACAAGTTGTATGGTCACTCCCGTATTCCTGTTGATAGCGAGCGTCTGATCCGTATGGATGATTGGGAAATGAATCCCGATACACAGACGAAAGTGAACGAATGCTTACGCCAAATGAATGCCGACAACTTCCAACAATTGGGGGATTATTCCGGATTTAAGAAAGAGTTTATGCAGCTGAATGGCTTTAATTTTGAACAAATTGACTATAACCAACCTGTTGATATGCATAAATTTATCCACAAAAAGTGA
- the cutA gene encoding divalent-cation tolerance protein CutA — translation MNYDHCVVLTTTNNKQNAEQMIRHLLEHKLAACVQILPIESHYLWEGNYCQDNEFLLVIKTQTACYSAVEKAIEQLHHYEIPQIIQLPITQGFEPYLAWLKQTTTA, via the coding sequence ATGAATTACGATCATTGTGTAGTGTTGACAACCACAAACAATAAACAAAACGCGGAACAAATGATTCGGCATTTGCTTGAACACAAGCTTGCCGCTTGTGTTCAAATTTTACCGATTGAAAGCCACTATTTATGGGAGGGCAACTATTGCCAAGATAATGAGTTTCTTCTCGTGATAAAAACTCAAACGGCATGTTATTCCGCAGTGGAAAAGGCGATTGAGCAATTACATCACTATGAAATCCCACAAATTATTCAACTGCCTATTACACAAGGTTTTGAACCCTATTTAGCTTGGTTAAAACAGACTACTACTGCTTAA
- a CDS encoding DNA-J related domain-containing protein: protein MSDSHQLAATFQTYMENPLLWPIFEVLKHQPSGWKVHTLAAHLSELGIMPVLDAQPEKDLFKRNFLIMNALYQLQETLHPEKWLQVEAMNIILMPMMRSEFHDIDINDPLRDYYTQWMNYEADEGEVKRLLNEFWTRYRRSVGSHNGKDLNRSQALRLFELTEEASAVEIRKTWRRLALRWHPDRDNGNAERFRILCEAWNVLRQEF from the coding sequence ATGTCAGACAGCCATCAACTTGCGGCAACGTTTCAGACCTATATGGAAAATCCGCTGCTGTGGCCGATTTTTGAGGTGTTGAAACATCAGCCATCGGGCTGGAAAGTGCATACCTTGGCAGCTCATTTGAGTGAGCTAGGTATCATGCCTGTTTTGGATGCTCAACCAGAGAAGGATTTGTTTAAGCGCAATTTTTTGATCATGAATGCGCTTTACCAACTGCAAGAAACATTGCATCCAGAGAAGTGGTTACAAGTTGAGGCGATGAACATCATTTTAATGCCGATGATGCGCAGTGAGTTTCACGACATCGACATCAATGATCCGCTACGAGATTACTACACCCAGTGGATGAATTATGAAGCCGATGAAGGTGAAGTGAAGCGTCTACTGAATGAGTTTTGGACACGTTATCGCCGCTCTGTTGGTAGCCATAACGGAAAAGATCTGAATCGATCTCAGGCACTGAGATTATTTGAATTGACGGAAGAGGCTAGTGCGGTGGAGATCCGCAAAACATGGCGTAGGCTTGCTTTGCGTTGGCACCCCGATCGGGATAATGGTAATGCGGAGCGCTTTCGGATCTTATGTGAAGCTTGGAACGTGCTCAGGCAGGAGTTTTAG
- the tesA gene encoding multifunctional acyl-CoA thioesterase I/protease I/lysophospholipase L1, whose product MTRQLSFVFILLFSATVSSKTLLILGDSLSAGYEMPIEQAWPSLLADALAEKGKTVSVVNGSISGDTTGNGLARLPSLLTQHTPDVVLIELGANDGLRGFPPKTVSTNLATMIEQIQAQNTAVILMQIRIPPNYGKRYSDAFYQVYPNLAQQFAIPLIPFFLEQVILKPEWMMSDGLHPKPEAQPWIADFVAEQIANDL is encoded by the coding sequence ATGACTCGACAACTTTCCTTTGTGTTTATTCTTCTTTTTTCCGCTACGGTGAGCAGTAAAACCCTGTTGATCCTTGGCGATAGTTTGAGTGCGGGATACGAAATGCCCATCGAACAAGCGTGGCCCAGTTTGCTGGCAGACGCACTGGCTGAAAAAGGCAAAACAGTATCCGTTGTTAACGGCAGCATATCCGGCGACACCACAGGTAACGGATTAGCTCGCCTGCCTTCGCTACTGACTCAACATACCCCAGATGTGGTGCTGATTGAGCTGGGCGCAAACGATGGTTTACGCGGCTTTCCGCCAAAAACGGTGAGCACAAACTTAGCGACCATGATTGAACAAATCCAAGCTCAGAATACGGCTGTAATTTTAATGCAGATCCGTATACCACCTAACTATGGCAAACGCTATAGCGATGCTTTTTATCAAGTGTATCCAAATCTAGCACAGCAATTCGCTATCCCACTCATTCCATTCTTTCTTGAACAAGTGATCCTCAAACCAGAATGGATGATGAGTGACGGGCTACATCCCAAACCAGAAGCTCAGCCTTGGATTGCCGACTTTGTTGCTGAACAAATCGCCAATGATTTGTAA
- a CDS encoding ABC transporter ATP-binding protein: MQTSIISAQSLSKLVSTNQEHLTILKQVNLSIQAGESVAIVGASGAGKSTLMTLLAGLDTPSEGEVYLLGKPLSQLDDEARAALRSESVGFVFQSFLLIPSLSALENVTLPCLLKGEAEDRERAQMLLKSVGLEYRMHHSPAQLSGGEQQRVAIARAFMIRPQVLFADEPTGNLDQETAAKVIDLLFELNREHGTTLVLVTHDPKLAQRCQRRFFMQAGELEERV; this comes from the coding sequence ATGCAAACATCCATTATTTCAGCGCAGTCATTATCCAAACTAGTCTCCACCAATCAGGAACATTTAACAATCCTCAAACAGGTGAATCTCTCGATTCAGGCGGGAGAAAGTGTAGCAATTGTCGGGGCATCCGGCGCCGGTAAATCCACCTTAATGACCTTGCTTGCTGGGCTCGATACGCCCAGTGAAGGGGAAGTTTATTTACTGGGTAAGCCATTATCACAGCTTGATGATGAAGCGCGCGCTGCGCTGCGCAGTGAGTCGGTCGGTTTTGTATTCCAAAGTTTTCTGCTTATTCCAAGTCTTTCCGCTTTGGAGAATGTGACTTTACCTTGCTTGCTCAAAGGCGAGGCGGAAGATCGCGAACGGGCACAAATGCTGCTGAAATCGGTCGGGTTGGAATATCGTATGCACCATTCTCCGGCGCAATTATCCGGTGGTGAGCAACAGCGTGTCGCGATCGCCCGCGCGTTTATGATTCGTCCGCAAGTGCTGTTTGCCGATGAGCCGACGGGGAACCTTGACCAAGAAACCGCCGCGAAAGTGATCGATTTGCTGTTTGAACTCAACCGTGAGCACGGCACCACCCTAGTGTTGGTGACTCATGACCCGAAATTGGCACAGCGCTGCCAGCGCCGCTTTTTCATGCAAGCCGGTGAATTGGAGGAGAGAGTATGA